The sequence GCCGACTGCAGGCCCCGCTTCCCGCCGACGGACAACTCGGTGGAGAACAACAGACGCTGGTGCCGTCGCATGGCCACGCACAAGGCCGCCGTGGCGACGGGGGCGAGCACCAGCGCGAGCACCAGCGTCATCTACCGCCCCACACTGGCCTCGACCATCGGGGTCGCTCTGTGGGACGCGGTCCGACCCGCCTGGCGGGCGCCGAGGGCGATCGCCACCAGCACGGCCACGACCCCCGTCGCGATCGCTGTCAGATCGACACCGGCCAGGGCCCAGTTCCCCGCGAGCAGGGTCACGCCCAGGTGCAGGTTCGTGGTGAGCCAGTTGACCACCGGCAATCCCAGAAACACCGCGGCCACGAACCAGCACTGCTCCGGCCAGGCCCGCTCAATCGGACGCGCCACCGCGTGCACGAAACATCCCAGCCAGGCCAGGAACATGCAGTGCACCTCCCGGTCGGCGCGCCCGGCCAGCTCGACGGGCAGCAGGCGATTGGCCCAGAAGTACACGCCGACCGCCGCCGGCAGCCCGACGATGGTCGCCACGTTCATCCGCTCGACGAATCGATAACCCAGCCCCGGGTCGGCTTCTTCCGTCTTCGGCTTGCGTTTCTGCACCCAGCAGATCGCTCCGGGTGGCGATCATCGCGCTGCCCAGCAACCCCGACAGGAAGTAGAGCCAGCGGAGGAACGGCGACGCGAACAGGCCTTCGTGCAGGCCGATCATGGCGCCGGCGAAGCCGAGCGCGGCGTTCGGCACGCCGGACGTCGTACCGATGTACTCGCCCGTGGCGCCGTCGAAGTTCATTGCGTCGCCAATCACGCTGCCGCCGGCCGTGCGCTGGACGGTGACGACGCTGTTGGCGTCGCCCGGCATCTCCACCCGGATGAACGCGATCCGATCCTCGCCCCAAGCGGCGGCGGCGTGGCGGGCCAGCGGTTCGAGCGGCACGAGCGGCGCCGCCGTCCCGG comes from Acidobacteriota bacterium and encodes:
- a CDS encoding PepSY domain-containing protein → MTGTLGYFDTEIFTLGLFWMPFIVLGGYGFDTERIARLPEQAFGQQVVVRSGTAAPLVPLEPLARHAAAAWGEDRIAFIRVEMPGDANSVVTVQRTAGGSVIGDAMNFDGATGEYIGTTSGVPNAALGFAGAMIGLHEGLFASPFLRWLYFLSGLLGSAMIATRSDLLGAETQAEDGRSRPGAGLSIRRADERGDHRRAAGGGRRVLLGQSPAARRAGRARRPGGALHVPGLAGMFRARGGASD